The Lipingzhangella halophila genome segment GGAGTCGCTGTCCAGCGTGACGAAGACGTCGGCCGGGTCATCGGCCAGGACGTGCATCTGGGCGAACCGCTTGCCGCGGTTGGCCGTGCGGTCCCACGTGGCCTTCACCCCCGACTCGGCGGCCTGCGCCAGGAATTCGTCGCGGACCCGGGAGTAGTCCATGGGCTCGCCGGTGGCGGGGTCCGCCGAGCCGTCGTCCACGACCCGCACCCGCTGCACCGGTCGGCTCTGCTCCAGCACCGAGCGCAGGCACATGCGCAGGATCCGCGGATCCTCGTTGTAGACGGGGACCTGCACGGTCACCGTCAACCGATCCAGCGCCTCCCGCTCAGTCGCCTTAACACGAGCGGGGCGGTCGAACCAGGCCAGCGGCACCCACCACAGCAGCAGGAAGCACACGAGCCACACCATGCCCAGGTTCACCGAACCCCCGGCGTGCGCGGTGGCCGCGTTCACGAGATGCGCCGCTCCCCAGCAGGCGAAACCGAGCAGCGCCAGCGTGCCGCAGATTATCGCCACACCCGGGTGCGCGCAGTCCGCGGTCGGGAGCGAGGACCGCTGCATGCGGGCAGGCGAGGTGTGGGAGTCGTTCACCGCTCGACCGGGCCGACGCCGCGACGGAACGTGAGCCGAATCAGCAGGGCGCCGGCAACAACGAGGACCAGCCCGGTGATCACCAGCCAGTAATAGCCGGTCGTGAATCCGGTCGCTGCGAGAGTGGCGCCCGGTCCGGACGTGGAGCCATAGTTCACGGGAAGCCTCCGACGAAACGTTTGCTCAGTGACGTTCCCTCTATGCCACGCGGGGCGGCGCGGCCGCACGTGACACACCGTGGTCCCGACAAAACTTGACCATCCCCCAACGAATGCCGGCGCAGGGGGAGGACATTGAGGAGGCGTGCCAACAGTTCCACCGGCCGTCAGGTTCGGACATCGGCCAGCATGCTCCCGTGGACGTGACCTATGCGCGCGGAGCGAAGCCATCGATTCCCCGAACGCGGGGTTCAGCCACCTGGAATTTGAGCGGTGCGGCACGTACCGGGCGCGGCAGTGTCATCCGGAGCCTTCCCGTCTCCGGGGCCGGCCGCGGGAACGATCGGCTGCCGGAGAATGGTTCGCTGCTTCTCGGGTGCGACCTTGCGGGAGTCGCTGAGGTAGATCTCGTGGTGCTTGCCGGTCATGCGCAGCCCGTTGTCCGGGATGAACTCGCGGTGCATCCGCGCGAGCACGTCCGCCTCGTCGTCGTAGGAGCCGATGTGCAGCGTCTGCACGCAACGCTCCTCGGACAGCGTCTCCAGGCGGATGTCGTTCAGCCGCCTCGGTCGGTTCTTGGTCCCGACCCGTTCGAGGGCGGTGGTGAACATGTCCTGGCCGATCCAGTCCGGGACCATGATCATCAGTGTCCAGTCCCACCGCGACTTGTCGCGCGCCGCCGTGAAGGCGTCCATGTCCTCGGCCCACCACAGGCCCTCCAGAGGCATGACGACGTAGTCGCGTCCGAGGTCGCGTTTGCTGGCGAACTTCAGCTTATAGGCCACCGGGTAGAGCGTTCCGATCGCTTCGGTGAACGCTGGTGAGGTGTTCGGGTCACCGTGGCCGTCGATCATGAGGTACCGCAGCTCGGGTACCTCCACGATCCGGAACCGACCTCGTGTCGCCTGGTAGGCGTCGAGGCTCTTCTTGAAGTCAGTCTTGTCCGTCATCGGGCACCTGGACTCGGCTGGCGAGCCACGACCTTTCCGCCTCCAGGAGGCTCAGTGAGTACGAGAACACCTCGCGCGCCGGCAGCGGGAGGGGAGCTTGCTTCTGTTGCGCTTCCTGGACAGCGGCGATGCGCTCCTCGACCCGGGCGAGCCTGGTGCCCAGCGCCTGGACGTACTCCCGCTCCGAGAGCAGCGGGAGGTTGGCGACGCCGACCAGAAGCGGGTGC includes the following:
- a CDS encoding LPXTG cell wall anchor domain-containing protein; this encodes MNYGSTSGPGATLAATGFTTGYYWLVITGLVLVVAGALLIRLTFRRGVGPVER
- a CDS encoding GyrI-like domain-containing protein, with protein sequence MTDKTDFKKSLDAYQATRGRFRIVEVPELRYLMIDGHGDPNTSPAFTEAIGTLYPVAYKLKFASKRDLGRDYVVMPLEGLWWAEDMDAFTAARDKSRWDWTLMIMVPDWIGQDMFTTALERVGTKNRPRRLNDIRLETLSEERCVQTLHIGSYDDEADVLARMHREFIPDNGLRMTGKHHEIYLSDSRKVAPEKQRTILRQPIVPAAGPGDGKAPDDTAAPGTCRTAQIPGG